The DNA region CGCGCTCGGCAGTTTCGCGCTCGGCGTCGTCCTCTACGAGGCGACGTACTTCGGCGTCGTCGCCGCGGAAACACGAGTCGCCGTCGCGACGGGGTTTCTCTCGTCGTTTACGACCTACAGCACCTTCGCGCTCCAGTCGGCGCAGGCAGGACCGGCGCTGCTCGTCGCGAACGTCGTGGCGAACTACACGCTCGGTTTCGCCGGAGTGCTGGCGGGTCGTTCGCTCGTGGACGCTCTCGCCCGGAGGTGGAGTCGATGGCCGCGGTAGACCCGGCACATCTCGTCGGTACGGGCGGTGCTGTCGGCGCACTGCTCCGGTATCTCGTGGGGGAGCTCGTGGATGACGAGTCGTTTCCGCTGTCGACGCTGACCGTGAACGTCGTCGGGAGCTTCGTCCTCGGCGTGGTGACGTTTGCGGGCGTCGGCGACACCGCGTTGCTCCTCGTCGGTACGGGCGCGTGCGGCTCGTTCACGACGTTCTCGTCGTTCTCGTTCGAGACTGTTCGACTGTGGGAGACCGGCGAGAGACGGGAGGCCGTCGCGAACGCGACGGTGAATCTGGTCGGCGCGGGCCTCGCGCTCGGCGCGGCGTGGGTCGTCGCCTCCGGCGGCGCGCTCTGAGACCGCATCGACAGCTACAGGCGTCCGGGAGACGAAAGTCGGCGTATGTCCGACGGCCCGGCAAATCGGTCGAAGCTCGCTCGCTTCGTCGACGGTGCGGCGGGGAGTCCGTTCCTCGCGGTGATAGTCGCGTTGTTGGTTCTCCTGTCGATGTTTTTCTTGGTCGGCGGCCTGCTGTACGTGTTCGGATGAGCGGTCTAGCTCTCGGTGTTCGGTGAAGTCGTTCGGAACCGAGACGATTCGCTCCTGCTGTGACTTCGGTAGAAAGACGCCCGAGGCGGGATTTGAACCACGGTCGTTCCGCTCGCCGTGCTCGCTTCACTCCCTGATTCAAATCCCTTCGTAGGGTTCACAGATTCCGACGGAATCGCTCGGCGACGAGACGCCTCGCTCAGAAGTCGGAATCAGAAGAACGCCCGAGGCGGGATTTGAACCCGCGTCACGACCGTGACAGGGTCGTATGATGGGCCACTACACCACCCGGGCCTGATAACGCATCCAAGGGTACTGCTCGGGGTTATTAATGGGTGTCGATATTCGATGCAGGTGACCACTGCAGTAGAGTTAGTCGAACTGCGCTGCGAGTACGTAATCGCTTGCCCAGTTGATTCGTGATGTCGGCGCTTTGGGGTGCGGGTCTTCGACGCGCAGTCGCATCTCGCCGACTCCGGTGTCGTCGATGGGACCCAGTAAACGCACCCCGTCGTCGGAGAGTAGACGGCGTACGCGTCGATCTCGTCCGGCGTGTAATCCGTATCGACGCGGCCGTTTTCGCCAAGCGTCGAACTGTAGAGGTTGAATCGGACAGAGCCGTTCACCCAGTTCCCGGTCTTATACTGGACGCGGTACAACGATTCCTCGTCGTCGACGACCATGTCGTAGCGGTCGCTGTCGCCGAACGGAACCGAAACCGAGAGGCCGAAACGCATCAGCGCACTGAGTATCGTCGCTTCGGTTTCGTCACCGCGACGAGACGTATTCATCGTCTCTAATCCTCGCCTAACCGGATTTGAACCTTGAGGTGATAGCGAGTGCGTTCGACGACGAGACGCCTCGCTCAGAAGTCGAAATCAGAAGAACGCCCGAGGGGGGGGGATTTGAATCAGGGAGTGAAGCGAGCGCAGCGAGCGGAACGACTGCGGTTCAAATCCGCGACCGTCGCATACTGAATTTCGGTGTTCGCTCGTCACGAGCGACTCGCTCACGAGTTGAAATTCAGAGAAGCGCCCGAGGCGGGATTTGAACCCGCGTCACGACCGTGACAGGGTCGTATGATGGGCCACTACACCACCCGGGCAACCTGCACTCTCTCGTTTACCGGTGTCGTAAATAACGCTTACCATCCCGTCGCGCCGTGTGCCGAGATACCGCGACCCGCGTGGCCGGAAAGCATATAATCAGTTACGTCCAGTTCAAGTGTAATGCAGGTTCACGCTGTGGACGCGGCCACGGCCGGTTAGCGGTGCGCCGCGCGGTTGACAAGTGTTATATGGGTGGGTCGTTAATGCCGCTGTAGTATCTCGTGAGAGCTTCTTCCCACAAGCCCCACCCATGGTAGACGTAAGCCAACACAAACTTGTCCCGGAACACACGCTCGTCGACGAGGAGGACGTCGACGCCGTGCTCCAGGAGTACAACGTCGAACGGACGAACCTGCCGAAGATCAAACGCAAAGACCCGGCGGTGCCGGACGAGGCCGAATCCGGTGACGTCGTCAGAATCGTACGCGACTCGCGAACCACGGACCAAGCAGTCGTATACCGACTGGTGATCGAATGAATCGAGAAGACCGACGCAGCATCTCCCGACAGTACTTCTCGGACGAACGACTCGCAGAGCACCACTTCCGGTCGTTCAACGCCTTCCTCGAACGCGGCATGCAGGAAGTCGTCGACGAGAAAGAGACGATCGACACGGACATCGGCGACAAAGAGGGCGAGGAACCCGTCTACGTCGAACTCGGCGACGTTCGCGTCGTCACCCCGCGTGTGCGCGAGGCCGACGGTAGCGAGGAACTGCTGTACCCGCAGGAAGCGCGCCTCCGGAATATCACCTACTCCGCGCCCGTGTTCATGGAGATGTCCATCGTCCGCGGGGGCGAGGAGGAAGAGGAGATCGTCGTCGATTCGACGGAGACGAAAGTCGGCCGGATGCCCATCATGGTCGGCTCCGAGCGCTGCAACATCTCGGGCTTCGACCACGACGAACTCGTCGAAATCGGCGAGGACCCCGTCGACCCCGGCGGCTACTTCATCGTCAACGGCTCCGAGCGCGTGCTGATGACGAGCGAAGACCTCGCGCCGAACAAGATTCTCGCCGAGTACGACACGAAGTACGGCGACGAGATTCAGGTCGCCAAAACGTTCAGCCAGCGCCGCGGCTACCGCGCGCTCGTGCTCTGTGAGCGCGGCCGCGACGGCCTCTTGGAGGTCTCGTTCCCCTCGGTCTCGGGTTCGGTGAACTTCGTGACGCTCGTGCGCGCGCTCGGTCTCGAATCCGACGAGGAGATCGTCCACCGCGTCTCCGACGACCCGGAGATCGTGAAGTTCATGCTGGAGAATCTGGAGGAGGCCGACGTCCAGACCACCGAGGAAGCCATCGAGACCCTCGGCAAGCGCGTCGCAAGTGGCCAAGGAAAGAACTACCAGCTGAAACGCGCCAACTACGTCATCGACCGCTACCTCCTGCCGCACCTCCACGAGGAGGGCGTCGAGGAGGAGGAAGTCCGCATCAACAAGGCGTTCTACCTCTGCCGGATGGCCGAGGCGTGTTTCGAGCTCGCGCTGCAGCGCCGCGAGGCCGACGACAAAGACCACTACGCCAACAAGCGCCTCAAGGTCTCCGGCGACCTGATGAGAGACCTGTTCCGGACGGCGCTCAACAAACTCGCGCGCGACGTGAAGTACCAGCTCGAACGCGCGAACATGCGGAACCGGAATCTGACGGTCAATACGGTGGTTCGCTCCGACGTACTGACCGAACGGCTCGAACACCCCATCGCGACCGGGAACTGGGTCGGCGGGCGCTCGGGCGTCTCACAGTTGGTCGACCGGACCGACTACATGGGGGTTCTGTCTCACCTGCGCCGCCTCCGCTCGCCGCTGTCGCGGTCGCAGCCGCACTTCGAGGCGCGCGACCTGCACGCGACCCAGTGGGGTCGCATCTGTCCCTCCGAGACCCCGGAGGGGCCGAACTGCGGACTGGTGAAGAACTTCGCGCAGGCGATGGAGCTCTCCCAGAACGTCGAGGACGAACAGGCACTGAAACGAGAACTGGCGTCGATGGGTGTCGAGGGGATGCCCGGACTCGAAGGCGTCGAACCCACCACGGCGGACGACTAAACCATGGCTCAGGCACGAGAGGCGAAAGTATACGTCAACGGCAGTCTGGTCGGGACCCACCCGGACCCGAACCAGCTCGCAGCACAGATTCGGGAAGCGCGACGACGCGGCGACGTCAGCGAGATGGTCAACGTCTCGGTGAAAGGCCGGACCCGCGAAGTCATCATCAACGCGGACGCGGGACGCGCTCGCCGCCCGCTCATCGTCGTGGAGAACGGCGAACCACTGCTCGGTGACGAGGAGATAGACGCCGTCGAGAGCGGCGAACTGGAGTTCCAGGACCTCGTCGACCGCGGCTACATCGAGTTCATCGACGCCGAGGAGGAAGAGGACATCTACGTCGGCGTCGACGAGGACGAACTCACTCCCGAGCACACGCACCTCGAAATCGACCCACAGCTCATCTTCGGTATCGGTGCGGGGATGATTCCGTACCCCGAGCACAACGCCTCGCCGCGCATCACGATGGGTGCAGGGATGATGAAGCAGTCGCTCGGTATCCCGTCGGCGAACTACCGCATCCGCCCGGACACGCGTCAGCACCTGATGCACTACCCGCAGTTGGCGATGGTGAAGACGCAGACGACCGAGCAGATCAACTTCGACGAGCGCCCCGCGGCACAGAACTTCGTCGTCGCCGTGATGAGCTACGAGGGGTTCAACATCGAGGACGCGCTCGTCATGAACAAGGGGTCGGTCGACCGCGCGCTCGCTCGGTCGCACTTCTTCCGCACCTACGAGGGCGAGGAACGGCGCTATCCCGGCGGTCAGGAGGACCGCTTCGAGATTCCGTCGCAGGACGTCCGCGGTGCGCGCGGGGAAGACGCGTACACGCACCTCGACGAGGACGGCCTCGTTAACCCCGAGACGGTCGTCGACGAGAACTCCGTACTGCTCGGCAAGACGTCGCCGCCGCGGTTCCTCGAAGAGCCCGACGACATGGGTGGGCTCAGCCCACAGAAGCGCCGCGAGACGAGCGTCACGATGCGCTCGGGCGAAGACGGCGTCGTCGACACGGTGACGCTGATGGAGGGCGAGGACGGCTCGAAGCTCTCGAAGGTCTCCGTCCGCGACGAGCGGATCCCGGAGCTCGGCGACAAGTTCGCGTCCCGGCACGGACAGAAAGGGGTCGTGGGCCACCTCGCACCCCAGCAGGACATGCCCTTTACCGCGGACGGGCTCGTCCCCGACCTGGTTCTCAACCCGCACGCGCTCCCGTCGCGCATGACGGTCGGTCACGTGTTGGAGATGCTCGGCGGCAAAGTCGGCGCGCTCGAAGGTCGACGCGTCGACGGGACGGCGTTCCAAGGCGAGAGCGAGGAGGAACTCCGCGGTGCGCTCGAAGACCACGGCTTCATGTCCTCCGGCAAGGAGGTCATGTACTCCGGCGTCACCGGCGAGAAGATCGAGGCACAGATCTTCGTCGGGGTCATCTTCTACCACAAACTGTACCACATGGTGAGCAACAAGCTGCACGCCCGCTCGCGCGGGCCGGTGCAGGTGCTCACCCGTCAGCCCACGGAGGGTCGCGCCCGCGAGGGTGGCCTGCGCGTGGGTGAGATGGAACGCGAGGTGCTCATCGGCCACGGCGCGGCGATGGCGCTCAAAGAGCGACTGCTGGACTCCTCGGACCGCGAGGAAGTGTACGTCTCGGCGGACACCGGGATGGTCGCAGTCGAGGACCGCGAACAGCGCCGCATCTACGACCCCGTCACAGGGGACGAGGACGATATCCACCGCGTCGAGGTGAGTTACGCGTTCAAACTCCTGCTCGACGAGATGAAAGCGCTCGGCATCCGGCCGAAACTCGAACTGGAGGACGCAGTTTAAATGTCAATGCAAACACCGAAAGAGATCGGCGGCATCCGCTTCGGGCTGATGGACCCGGAGACGTATCGAGACATGTCCGCGACGAAGGTCATCACCGCGGACACCTACGACGACGACGGCTACCCCATCGACATGGGACTGATGGACCCCCGACTGGGCGTCATCGACCCCGGTCTGGAGTGTCGAACCTGCGGGCAGCACTCAGGGTCGTGTAACGGCCACTTCGGTCACATCGAACTGGCCGCGCCCGTCATCCACGTCGGGTTCACGAAGCTCATTCGACGGCTGCTTCGCTCGACGTGCCGCCAGTGCGGTCGTCTCGCGCTGACCGACGAGGAGCAGGCGGAGTTCCGCGCCCGGATGCAGCGAGCGGAGGAACTCAGCGAGGACTGGAGCGACGTGATGAAGGCCGCGGTCCGACAGGCGCGGAAAGCCAAGCGCTGTCCGCACTGCAACGAACCCCAGCACGACATCAAACACGAGAAGCCGACGACGTACTACGAGGTCCAAGACGTGCTCTCGGGCGAGTACTCCGAGCTCATCGCGGAGGCGATGCAGCCCGACGAGGAGGAGGACCGAGACGCGACGGCTCCACAGGAACTCGCGGAGCAGACCGATATCGACCTCCAGCGCATCAACCAGATCCTCTCCGGGGAGTTCAGACCCCGAAAAGAGGACCGCAAGGCGATCGAGAAGGCGCTCTCCATCGACCTCACCGTCGAGGACATGAACAAGCTGATGCCCTCGGACATCCGCGACTGGTTCGAGGACATTCCGGACGACGACATGGAGACGCTCGGCATCGACTCCGAGCGCGCGCGTCCCGAGTGGATGATTCTCACCGTCCTGCCGGTGCCGCCGGTGACGGCGCGTCCCTCCATCACGCTCGACAACGGCCAGCGTTCGGAGGACGACCTGACACACAAACTGGTCGACATCATCCGCATCAACCAGCGGTTCATGGAAAACCGCGAGGCGGGTGCACCGCAGCTCATCATCGAGGACCTCTGGGAACTGCTGCAGTACCACGTCACGACGTTCGTCGACAACGAGATCTCGGGCACGCCACCGGCGCGACACCGCTCCGGCCGACCGCTGAAGACGCTCAGCCAGCGCCTGAAGGGGAAGGAGGGTCGCTTCCGTGGCTCGCTCTCCGGCAAGCGCGTCAACTTCTCTGCGCGTACCGTCATCTCGCCGGACCCGACGCTCTCGCTCAACGAAGTCGGCGTTCCGGACCGCGTCGCGAGCGAGATGACCCAGACGATGAACGTCACCGAGCGGAACATGGAGGAGGCGCGACAGTACGTCCGCAACGGCCCCGAGAGCCACCCGGGCGCGAACTACGTCAAGCGCCCCGACGGCCGCCGTCTGAAAGTGACCGAGAAGAACTGCGAGGAGCTCGCCGAGAAGGTCGAACTCGGCTGGGAAGTGAACCGCCACCTCGTCGACGGCGATATCGTCATCTTCAACCGTCAGCCGTCGCTGCACCGGATGTCCATCATGGCCCACGAGGTGGTCGTGATGCCGTACAAGACCTTCAGACTCAACACCGTCGTCTGTCCGCCGTACAACGCCGACTTCGACGGCGACGAGATGAACATGCACGCGCTGCAGAACGAGGAGGCCCGCGCGGAGGCGCGCGTCCTCATGCGCGTACAGGAACAGATTCTCAGCCCGCGCTTCGGCGAGAACATCATCGGCGCGATTCAGGACCACATCTCGGGCACCTACCTGCTGACCCACGAGAACCCCCACTTTACTGAGACGCAGGCGCTGGACCTGCTGCGCGCGACGCGCGTGGACGAGCTGCCCGAACCCGACGGCGAGGAGGGCGGCGAGGCGTACTGGACGGGTCACTCCATCTTCTCGGAGTTGTTGCCCGACGACCTCTCGCTGGAGTTCAGCAGCTCGACCGGCGACGACGTCGTCATCGAAGACGGCCAACTCGTGAGCGGCACCATCGACGAGGACGCCGTCGGCGCGTTCGGCGGCGAGATCGTCGACACCATCACGAAGGTGTACTCGGAGACGCGCGCACGCATCTTCGTCAACGAGATCTCCGCGCTGGCGATGCGCGCTATCATGCACTTCGGCTTCTCCATCGGTATCGACGACGAGTCGATTCCGGAGGAGGCGGGAGAGCAGGTCGACGAGGCTATCGAGAACGCCTACGAGCGAATCGAGGAGCTCATCGAGACGTACCAGGCGGGCGAACTCGAATCGCTGCCGGGTCGCACCGTCGACGAGACGCTCGAGATGAAGATCATGCAGACGCTCGGCAAGGCGCGCGACTCCGCGGGTGAGATCGCCGACGACCACTTCGGCGACGACAACCCCGCGGTCATCATGGCGCGCTCCGGTGCGCGTGGCTCGATGCTGAACCTCACGCAGATGGCCGGCTGTGTCGGACAGCAGGCGGTTCGAGGCGAGCGTATCAACCGCGGCTACGAGGACCGCACCCTCAGCCACTACAAGCCGAACGACCTCTCAGCGGAGGCGCACGGCTTCGTGGAGAACTCCTACCGCGGCGGCTTGACGCCGCGCGAGTTCTTCTTCCACGCGATGGGCGGCCGCGAGGGTCTGGTCGACACTGCGGTCCGGACCTCCAAGTCCGGCTACCTGCAGCGTCGGCTCATCAACGCGCTCTCCGAACTGGAGACGCAGTACGACGGGACCGTCCGAGACACCTCGGACACCATCGTCCAGTTCGAGTTCGGCGAGGACGGCACCTCCCCGGTGAAGGTGTCCTCCTCGAAGGACAACGACATCGACGTCGAGAGCATCGCCGACCGCGTGCTCGACGCCGAGTTCGACGAGGCGACCCGAGCGCAGTTCCTCTCCCGGGAGGAACCCGCAACGAACCTCTCCGAGCACGCCGAGCCCCGACTTAGCGAGGCGCGCACCCAGGAGGTGGAATCCGATGACTGAGATCACAGACGACATCGAGGCCGTCGTCGAGGACACAGAGCTCCCGCGCCGCCTCAAAGACCGCGTGTACCGTACCATCGAAGGGCGAGACGGCGTCACCGTCGAACAGGCCGACGACATCGCCCGCGCCGTCGAGGTTCGCTATCTCGACACACGCGTCGACCCGCTCGATCCCGTCGGCACCGTCTCCGCGCAGTCCATCGGTGAGCCGGGGACGCAGATGACGATGAACACGTTCCACTACGCGGGCGTCGCCGAAATCGACGTGACGCAGGGGCTGCCACGGCTCATCGAGCTCGTGGACGCGCGGAAGACGCCGGACACGCCGATGATGACGGTCCACCTCGAAGACGAGTACGCCGAGGACCGCGAGAAGGCCCACGAGGTCGTCTGGAGCATCGAGGCGTCCAAAATCTTGGCGCTCGGTGACGTGTCGACGAACGTCGCCGACATGCTCGTGCAGATCGACCTCAACGACGAGACGCTGCTGGAGCGGTGGCCCCGCGCCTCGAACGTCGAGGAAGTTGCAGGAGAGATCGCCGAAATCATCGAGGACGCGCTGGGCGTCACGACCCGGCAGAGCGGGACGGTCGTCGAGTTCGGCCCCGACCAGCCGAGCTACCGAAAGCTCCTGCAGTTGGTCGAGGAACTCCGCGACGTCGTGTTCAAAGGTATCGAGGAGGTCACCCGCGTCGTCATCCGCAAGGAGAAGACCGACGATGGCGAGGAGTTCGTCCTCTACACCGAGGGGTCGGCGTTCGGCGACGTGCTCGCCATCGAGGGCGTCGACGCCTCGCGGACGACGTGTAACAACATCCACGAGATTCACCGCAACCTCGGCGTCGAAGCGGCCCGGGAAGCCATCATCAACGAGACGATGGAGACGCTCGAAGAGCAGGGTCTCGACGACGTGAACGTCCGCCACCTGATGCTCGTCGCCGACATCATGACGAACCGCGGCACCATCGAGTCCATCGGCCGCCATGGTATCTCGGGGTCGAAGGAATCCGTGCTCGCGCGTGCGGCGTTCGAGGTGACGGTCAACCACCTGCTCGACGCCGCCATCCACGGCGAGGAGGACGACCTCAACGGCGTCATCGAGAACGTCATCGTCGGCAAGCCGGTCGCCATCGGCACCGGCGACGTCGACCTCCGGATGGGCTCGTTCAGCGCGAACGCCGAACAGCCCTCGGACGACTGACGACCGATGCGCGTCACGCTGTCGGACGACGCCCGTCGCTACCTCGGCGCGTTCGACGAGGAGACTGGTGCGAGCGCGACCGACTGTCTCGTCTACGACGACCGAATCGTCGTCCTCGTCGGCGCGGGCGAGATGGGCAAAGCCATCGGTCCTGGCGGGAAGACTGTGAAACGGCTCGAACGGAAACTCGGTCGCACCGTCGAACTCGTCGAGGACGCCGACACGCCGGAGGCGTTCGTCGCGAGCGCGCTCGCGCCGGCGACGGTTCGACACGTGACCATCAGCGACCAGAACGACCGCGTCGCCTACGTCGAAGTGGCCGACGGCGATCGCGGCGTCGCCATCGGGAAGTGCGGTCAAAACATCGAGACGGCACGGCGGTTGGCTCGTCGACACTACGACATCGACGATATCCAGTTGACGTAGCTCGGTCGCGCGTGTAGCGCGCACCTACCCCTCGACGACGTCGCCGCCGCCCGGTTTTTGGAACTCGCTTACAATTATTACAAGCCCTATAACTATCTGTCCGAGCGTCGTCCTGCTATCGTATGTCACAGTCCGAGCACCAGCCGTCCATCGGCGACGGATCGAGCCCTCCCTCGGAGCAGTCGGTCGCCGACGCCGCATCCGACGCCCAGCCGTCGGTTTCGATTCAGTGTCCCTCCTGCGACGAGCGCGTCAGCGCGACGCTGGCGCTGTCCGACGGCGACACGGTGAACGCCACGGTGAACGGGGATACGGAGACCGAGGACTCCGCAGGGGGTCCCGTCGCCACCGACGGGGGAAGCACGGCCGAAGGCGGGCGTCGAGATGCGGTCGATTCGACACTCGAAGGAGAGCTCTGTGGAAAACCAGTTCGCTGTTCCGCCTGTGACGACGAGTTCGAGTTGCTGTTCTACCACTGAGAACGCCGAGAGCGCGGCCGACCATACGAGAGATTCGGAGTGGAGTCGAGGCCCTCGGGACGTTCGACGGCCTCCAAGAGCTATTGACCGCGACGTCGTGTGGTCGGTATGGGAGACGTCACAGTCCTGCAGGTCGCCGGACCGCTCACGGAACTACTCCTCGGCGACGGCCTGCTCGCCCGAGCGACGAAACTCGTCGTGACGTTCGCGCTCGTCTACGGCGGCGGCCGGGTGGTCGTCGAACCGCTGGTCATGCGAGCGGTCAGGGCGCGAAACGAGAACAACCCGACCGTCGTCGGCGCGGTGAACCTCTACCTCCACATCGCGGTGGTTGTCCTCGCCGTCGCTGCCGCGCTCGCCGCCGGCGGCTACACGCGCCTGCTGACGGGGTCGACCATCGCCGTCGCCATCATCTCGCTGACGGTCGGTGTCGCCGGCCGAGAGGTGCTCGGAACGCTCGTCGGCGGCCTCTTTCTCGTGACCGACTCGAACTTCAACGTCGGCGACTACATCGCGTGGGGCGACACCGAGGGCATCGTCGAATCCATCGGGTTTCGGGTGACGCGCGTACGAACCGTCGACAACGAGATAATCAGCGTCCCGAACACGGAACTGACGACGAACGTCATCACGAAACCGTACGGCCAGAACCGGTTCCGCATCAACGAGGAGGTCGGCGTTTACTACGAGGAGAGTCTGGAGGAGACCATCGAGATTCTCCGCGACGAGGCGGTGACCGACCCGGCCATCCTCACCGACCCGCAGCCGAAGATTCGCGTCTCCGGCTTCGAGGGCGACCACGTCCGACTGCAGGTGCTGTTCTGGGTGGCCGACCCGACTCGGCGGACGGTGCTCGACACGTTTTCGGACTACGCCCGGCGGGTGCAGGCGCGGTGCGAGAGCGCCGAAATCACGCTCGGTGCGACCTCGGCGGTGGACATGGGCGGCGACCTCGCGCTCGAACGCGCCGGTGACTGAACGCTCGTGATGAGCGAAGTGAAACGACGGAGTCTCCGCGAGCGAAGCGAGCGGAGGTTCGTCGCGAACGAAGTGAGCGAAGGCATCTCAGCACCGCGTTCGACCTGTGCCGCGCTGAGAGCGGTTCGTTCGAGTCGGCGAAACGGACGCAGATTCGAGTAGCGGGGTGAAAGAAGGAATCTGAGGCCGTCTCGCCGACTCGAAAAGAGGACGCTTAAGTAGCTCGACTAAGAAGGATTGGCCACTATGGCGAACGGCAAATACGCCGCACGCAAACTCAAGAAGGACCGTCAGAAGCGACGGTGGTCCGACTCGGAGTACGCGCGGCGCGAACGCGGTCTTCGGAAGAAGTCGGACCCGCTCGAAGGCGCACCGCAGGCGCGCGGTATCGTCCTCGAGAAGGTCGGAATCGAAGCGAAACAGCCGAACTCGGCGATTCGCAAGTGCGTCCGTGTCCAGCTCATCAAGAACGGCAAGCAGGTCACGGCCTTCTGCCCCGGCGACGGCGCCATCTCGTTCATCGACGAGCACGACGAGGTGACCATCGCGGGCATCGGTGGCGCGAAGGGTCGCGCCATGGGTGACCTCTCGGGTGTCAACTACAAGGTGGACAAAGTCAACGGCGTCGCGATGCTCGAACTCGTGCGCGGCAACGCGGAGAAACCGGTGCGCTAAGATGTCTGACGCAGAGAACGAGACCCCCGAACCCGAGGCACCGGCCGACAGCGAGGAAGCACAGACGAACGCGCTGCTGTTCGGCGTCTGGGACGTCTCCGAAATCGAGTACACCGACCCGAGCACCCAGCGCTACCTCAACGTGACGCCCATCGCGCACACGATGGGTCGCCACGCCTCCAAGCAGTTCCGCAAGTCCGAGATTTCGGTCGTCGAACGCCTCATCAACCGCCTGATGCAGAGCGAGGACAACACGGGCAAGAAGCAGAAGGCGATCAGCATCGTCCGCGACGCCTTCGAGATCGTCGACGAGCGCAGCGACGAGAACCCCGTCCAGATTCTCGTCCGCGCCGTCGAGAACGCCGCTCCGCGCGAGGAGACCGTCCGCCTGAAGTACGGTGGCATCTCCGTCCCGAAGGCCGTCGACGTCGCCCCCCAGCGCCGCGTCGACCAGGCGCTGAAGTTCATCGCCGACGGCGTCGCCTCTACCAGCTACAAGTCGACGACCTCGGCCGCCGAGGCGCTCGCCCAGCAACTTCTCGGCGCGGCGGAGTACGACGTCCAGTCGTACCCCATCAGCCAGAAGGAAGAGCGCGAGCGCGTCGCCGCCGCGGCCCGCTAATCTTCGGCTACGACCTTTCTCTCTTCGGTTTTTCGACGGTGAGCGGCCGCTGTAATCGAGTGCGCTATCCGACGGTTCCGCGTTCGCACCTCAATCGGCCGCCT from Haloprofundus halobius includes:
- the rpoA2 gene encoding DNA-directed RNA polymerase subunit A'', with translation MTEITDDIEAVVEDTELPRRLKDRVYRTIEGRDGVTVEQADDIARAVEVRYLDTRVDPLDPVGTVSAQSIGEPGTQMTMNTFHYAGVAEIDVTQGLPRLIELVDARKTPDTPMMTVHLEDEYAEDREKAHEVVWSIEASKILALGDVSTNVADMLVQIDLNDETLLERWPRASNVEEVAGEIAEIIEDALGVTTRQSGTVVEFGPDQPSYRKLLQLVEELRDVVFKGIEEVTRVVIRKEKTDDGEEFVLYTEGSAFGDVLAIEGVDASRTTCNNIHEIHRNLGVEAAREAIINETMETLEEQGLDDVNVRHLMLVADIMTNRGTIESIGRHGISGSKESVLARAAFEVTVNHLLDAAIHGEEDDLNGVIENVIVGKPVAIGTGDVDLRMGSFSANAEQPSDD
- a CDS encoding NusA-like transcription termination signal-binding factor; translation: MRVTLSDDARRYLGAFDEETGASATDCLVYDDRIVVLVGAGEMGKAIGPGGKTVKRLERKLGRTVELVEDADTPEAFVASALAPATVRHVTISDQNDRVAYVEVADGDRGVAIGKCGQNIETARRLARRHYDIDDIQLT
- a CDS encoding mechanosensitive ion channel family protein, which encodes MGDVTVLQVAGPLTELLLGDGLLARATKLVVTFALVYGGGRVVVEPLVMRAVRARNENNPTVVGAVNLYLHIAVVVLAVAAALAAGGYTRLLTGSTIAVAIISLTVGVAGREVLGTLVGGLFLVTDSNFNVGDYIAWGDTEGIVESIGFRVTRVRTVDNEIISVPNTELTTNVITKPYGQNRFRINEEVGVYYEESLEETIEILRDEAVTDPAILTDPQPKIRVSGFEGDHVRLQVLFWVADPTRRTVLDTFSDYARRVQARCESAEITLGATSAVDMGGDLALERAGD
- a CDS encoding 30S ribosomal protein S12, whose protein sequence is MANGKYAARKLKKDRQKRRWSDSEYARRERGLRKKSDPLEGAPQARGIVLEKVGIEAKQPNSAIRKCVRVQLIKNGKQVTAFCPGDGAISFIDEHDEVTIAGIGGAKGRAMGDLSGVNYKVDKVNGVAMLELVRGNAEKPVR
- a CDS encoding 30S ribosomal protein S7 codes for the protein MSDAENETPEPEAPADSEEAQTNALLFGVWDVSEIEYTDPSTQRYLNVTPIAHTMGRHASKQFRKSEISVVERLINRLMQSEDNTGKKQKAISIVRDAFEIVDERSDENPVQILVRAVENAAPREETVRLKYGGISVPKAVDVAPQRRVDQALKFIADGVASTSYKSTTSAAEALAQQLLGAAEYDVQSYPISQKEERERVAAAAR